In Euphorbia lathyris chromosome 2, ddEupLath1.1, whole genome shotgun sequence, the sequence aacatattacacaataatatatatatatatacaagtagaaatgtcaaaaagtggggaaaggagggtaaaaatggtgattttcggtttccagcagattaccgacggaaaatccgtcgccaatctgctgttactgacagaaaaggtagaattacagcagcactccaaaactttccagattcattcaaaagctttaaattaaatctaattcgaTCGTTtgggatctccgaactaccaaaaatggatcatagtctataacggagtttcctaaaacgacgtttttattttaaaacgttgttcggaaatatcttttccaaacttataattacaacgtttttaatacccgaactaccttttaatcggatcacggttcgtattgggatattaaaacgaggttttttattttaaaacaaaaccgaatttttatttaacacgggataaaaataaatacgaagaattaaataaaacatgataaataaatgaataactaaataaataaaattataacataaaaataaataaagaaaataaaataaatgaaataaataaaacgagtctagtcctcggataataccttaagttcggtattgacggttgaagtcggttgattccacgaatcgtgcttttccggtgtttttgtgtttttggtaaaattttaacttttaggaaatttggaatttttaggaaaaaaaatgttttttcccaaaaaaaaggattttctctctctaaaaatgtttagagtgagaagctcctcccAAAAGTCCCCtcctaaatgcatggggatccgtgccttatataggcaaacggatccccggaactttgggcgacgcccgagtaagattgggcgtcgcccaaagggggttgggcgatcgcccaccctggttgggcgaacgcccaacaatcgttgagcatacgcccaactgatgttgggcgcctgcccagcggccgtcgggcgctcgcccaacggctgtcgggGGTGCGTGCccgacggccgtcgggcgtcccGCGGACCCCGAGCGTACGCCCTGCGCTGCCGGAcatgcgtccgactgtcgtcggacacacgtcggctgccgctaggggTTCGCTCTACATCGCGGAGCGTCCACGAGCCGTTCACTCAACGACCGCGATTCTCGTTGACTCACCGTTTTATTATTATACGTTTTTCTCTTTCAAAATttttccggaaccaaccgcttcgaccgctttgttaaaggttttcgtcacaggtcctccgacttgGTGTCTACATCTGCCTCTTGCTATGTTTTTCACCTGAGCCAGTCTTGTTGATAGAGCCCTTCGTTGAGAAATGTTCTCCTTTTTCTCAAAAACATTTCCTGCTTCCTCCTTAATCGAACTGGTCATTTCCCCTTGTAACCCATAATCTTCCAACCTACGATATTGATGAGGTAATAGTTCCACATCCTCCTGTACAATCTCTAGATGTTCCTGGGATAGAAGTGTTGGAATGTCCGTACTTGAACTTTTATCTTTCCCTTCATCCACATTGTCTTTGTCTGAATCCGTCTCTACAGCTTTTGAAGATACTATTTCTTTGCCTGAATCACCATCCCCTTCAGACTTGTCCTTTCCTCCATTATGTTTGACATTGAGTACATTTGAGTGAaagagttgctttttagccccAGGATCATTGTGCTTACTTCCATTGGATTTCCTATTCCCCACTACAACACTCCCCATATTAGCTAAGCGCACCTTTAATGGAGAGGCTCTTAAATTCTGTTTGTACGGCCAGTCCTCTAACTCTAAGTTCTCAGGGAGTAAATCACAATCATCTTTATTATGTCCCATATGTCCACACCAATAGCAATAGTTAGGAAGTTTCTCGTACTTGAAGCTAACCTATAAAATTCTTCCTCGTCCATCCTTGATTTTCGATCCTCTTACTATTGCTTGATTAACATCCACACGCACCTGCACTCTAgtgaaggatccccactcattaaCAGACTCACAAGCCCAGCTTTTCGAGCAACCACACTGATAGAATTTTCATCTCTGCAGTTCAAAGGTAGGTCATAAATTCTCATCCAGAACTCACAGTGGTTTAGTTCTATAGCAGAGATTTGGTCCATGCCGTGAATATCTGCTAGCAGAATAATTTGTCTCTCATAATGCCAGGGACCATCCCGTAATACCTTCTCTTTATCCCTTTTTGTGGCAAATTCACATAGGAATCGCTGTTGACCCACATCCCTGGTCTGGAACCCATGGCCAAGCTTCCATGCATACTCCAGAGCCTACGACATGGCCCTTAAATTCAGAGGCTTATGGGACATAACACGCCCCAAAACGCAGTGCTTTATAGTGGAGATTTGATTTGCCAAAGCACTCTCTTCTAAATCGACGACTGTATCTTCGTTGTTTGTCAAACTGAAATTAGCTAATCTTTCTTCGAGTTCATTAACCGCCATTACCAATTGAAGAATCAGAGTAGAAATTAACTGAGTAAAGAAGCTAATACTGGAAAACCACAGGGGCCGAAATCCTTACCGCATCCAGGAACCCTAGAAGCCGAaggaaagagagaaagagacCACAAGGGCAATCGTCGACAAACTTGcgtattttataaaaaaacctaACTCTTTTTTAAGTTACTATTAATTTAATCATATAATAATTTGCAACAAAATTTTAATAACAGCTCATTTACTCTGCTATAACAACTTTGTTTGTTAGTTTTTACTAAAGTTTAACaatattaatattgattaaccatatgaatttttttaataaactaattcaattattatttttttgataaatttttcGATATTCGGTTCGAGACTTGTAAGATACTTTTTAAATAATCCTCtcataattaaaattttctaCATATAATAGGAACATGATATCACTTAATGCCATTAACCAATCAAATCAatactaattaaattaattaaaaatacaaaaaatgagtaattaattttactgtaatattataaattacaaatataataactaaaaaaaagttataagtATAATTCCTCtatcttttttaatttctttatcagatttttttttttgaaattttcctAACTTTTCATTTTAGAGTCCTCAAAATTgtgaattaaaatttattttaaaaattaattattatgaataatacttataacttttttttagttattatatttgtaatttataatattacattaaaattaaagggtaaagttcaaacaaaacccctgtggtttcactaattttcagataaaggactgtgatttactttttgtcaaaacgaggactgaggttttcaactttagcaaaataaggactttttcgattgatactattaaaatcaccattaacaacttcaaaaatgacatattttaagaactactaatattctaagcaactttaattcttcaacttttttatttcgagattatttagatgatgtttggtaaagagagagaaagttaatgtttagagagagaaagttccaaaaaagataattttctaaaatcgaaaatgtagttccatagaaaatatgaaattgaacaactttaattcttgaaaattttcatttttagatcgttaaagatagttttaatagcattattaaaagtgcgaaacctcagtcatcgttttgacaaaaaataaaccacagttctttatctgaaaattagtaaaaccacatgggttttatttgaactttcccctAAATTTAATTCGTTTAAATTGGATTTCGTATTAGACCATTATAGCCAACAAAATtgaatattatattatttttgcaTAGTAATTTATTTAATGagatttatatttttctattgGCACGGATGTTTAGAAGCCCGCCAAATAAGGCAcgatataaattaaaaattggataaacaaaaagACAAAATACAAAGAAAATAGTGGGACCCAGAAGAGAAAAAAAGCTGGTTTATAAAAGATGAACAAACCATAACACCTGTAATTAAAAGTTTCAATctttaattgattttgatttgaattagaataaaaaatagCAAATCCCTCCctatatttttgaaaatatcGTTTCTATTTCAATCCATCTTATCCATAATTCctattttctttcctatttttttggtattttttcagctgatttaaggcttaattaaTCATATCCGAAGTTTAGATATTCGGATAATTTCCATTTTTTGatcatttttttttgggaaatttCTAGTTTGCTTGTAAATTGAGATGTCCTTGATCGGAAGTTCTCAGGCGACGGTTCGAGGAGCCGAATTAGCGATCAGAGAGCAGCTGAGGTGCTGTTTTCCTCGAAGAGACATTAATAGGGTTTCCTTCGTTGATTCAACTCCGTTATGGAGAAATTCTCGGCTTCGCTTGAATCGATTCACCTTAAAAGCTATCCAGATTGAACCCCTCCGATCTGATTCCCTCTCTAGTCATGCTCCTTCTTCAAGCTCCAAATCGGTTAGTCTTCtcgtttttattattattattaatttttttacgaAAGTTTCTATGCCTAGTTAAGGTTGGATCCTGAAATTATTTAGTAAACCTCTATGATTCGAATTGGGGAAAGAGTTGAAATCTTAGTgtctcataatcaaataaatctgggtgctattttttatttgtttgtgaAGTAGGCTGTTTGTTTCACCTGCTACTGTTTTGCTGCTCTATTCGAATGTTAAACCTGCTGTTTTCTGCTCGTGTTCGAATGTTACCAAAAGCTTTTTGTCTCTCTGTTTAGATTTAAAAGGCAAAAACGTAGTTtccaaaattgaaaacaaagtTTCTTGAAGTTGCCATAGTTTTACGTTTTCTGAAATTTCAATAATTGGGGTTTTGAGCATTGTAATCGAGTTATTGATTGTTCACTTTTGATCATTATGGTAGTATGTGATAACTTTTGGTAATATGGtattaggcttaatatatcatacATCATGTTCCTACACTTAGCCAAATAATCTGATTCCGCTTTGAACTTTGGAGATATCTCATTAGCCACATGATTAACACCTAAATTGTGCGTGGCAGCTGGGAGTGGAGATTTGAACAGATTTGAACAGATTAAAATGTGTATCACTCTAAGCAAATTGAGAGAGACAATTCACTTTAATTAAGTTAGGTGATTTATAGGTCACTTTAATTAAGTTCAGGATCTAATAAAACATCTCTAAACTTCAGCAGCCAATCGGATTATTTGGCACAGTACGAAGAGTTATTACCATAGATTTAGGCTGTAGTGATGTTCATCTAAAATGGGTTCTTTTGCCTTTTGTAGCAGAATGGTGTAAGATTATTTGTTGGGTTGCCCTTGGATGCAGTTTCAGATTGCAATACAGTTAACCATACAAGAGCCATTACAGCAGGACTTAAAGCTCTGAAACTATTAGGGGTTGAAGGTGTGGAGCTCCCAATATGGTGGGGAGTAGTTGAGAAAGAAGCCATGGGAAAGTATGAATGGTCTGGCTATCTTTCTCTTGCAGAGATGGTTCAGAAAGCAGGTCTTAAGCTCCATGTATCACTCTGTTTCCATGCTGATCAACAGCATAAACTATCATTGCCTCTGTGGGTTTCTCGTATTGGTGAATCAGAACCTGATATTTTCTTCAAGGATAGGTCAGGCCTTCATTGCAAAGATTGCCTTTCATTTGCTGTTGATAATCTTCCTGTTCTCGATGGGAAAACGCCCATCGAAGTTTATCAGGACTTTTGCGAGAGCTTCAAGTCTTCGTTCTCTCGTTTCATGGGTTCAACAATCACGGTATGAAGTTTTCGATTCTTAGATTCTATGATCCTTGTGTTTTCAGTGGTTCAGAAGCTAATATGTAGTGATTTTGCAGGGAATCACAATGGGTCTCGGACCGAATGGTGAGCTAAGATATCCTTCTCATCATAAGGCAGCAAAAGGTAGCAATGGAGTTGGAGAGTTCCAATGTTACGACCGAAACATGCTCAAGATTCTTAAGCAACATGCTGAAGCAACCGGTAACCCTTTATGGGGAACTGGCGGTCCTCATGATGCACCCAGTTACAACGAGTTACCAAACTCCAACAACTTCTTCAATGACAATGGTGGATCTTGGGAGTCTACCTATGGGGACTTCTTCCTTTCCTGGTATTCGAACCAGCTCTTGTTTCACGGAGATCGCCTCCTCTCCCTCGCCTCTGCTGCTTTTGGCAACTCGAACGTAGCAATTTATGCTAAACTCCCACTTGTGCACTCATGGTACAAAACTCGAGCTCACCCTTCCGAGCTAACAGCTGGGTTCTACAGCACAGCGCTCAAAGATGGCTATGAACCAATTTCCAAAATGTTTGCAAGGAATTCCTGCAAGATGATCTTACCAGGAATGGACCTGTTAGATGAACATCAGCCCCAGCAGTCGTTATCAAGCCCCGAGTCCTTACTTGCAAAAATTCGGATGGCTTGCAGAAAGTTCGGGGTGGAGATTTCTGGGCAGAACTCATTGATTTCTAGAGCTCCTTATCATTTTAAGCAGATCAGGAAGAGCATAGCGGGCGAAAACATGGTAGACCTGTTCACTTATCAGAGAATGGGAGCAGAATTTTTCTCACCGGAGCATTTTCCTCCATTCACGGAATTTGTTAGAAACCTTAACCAAGTAGAAATGCATACAGATGATCTTCCTGAGGAAGAGGAACATGCTGGTGAATCTCTATCCCGGACTAGTTCGGGATCAAGTGTTGAAATGCAGGCAGTATAGCAGCCTGACATGTATGacttgtatatgtatatatttggaATGATATAGAAGTGTAGCAGCTGTAAATATGAGAACTTTATTTTGattaatgatattatttttttcattatctATCATTATTGTCATATTGAATCAATCAGTCCAATGTTATCAGATGCGACAATGCAGGACCATAGACCAATTTTCCAGTCATTAGAAAACCTAGGAGAGAATATCTGACTGAGACGTTAGGGAACGAGACATATATCAAGCCGTGAACTTTATCAAAAACTTGATGGCTATAGATTCGTTAAATACATCTCTGTGGCGCGTTTGCGGGTTAGATGTTAAATACATCAGTGGTGGATGTAGCGGGGCAGCTTCCACCCCTTGTCGGCCTGTCCTGGTTCCGCCGCTGTTAGAAGATTATTTTGCGCCCCTTTTCGGTCTGCCTCTTGggatttaaaaaagaaaatgcaCTAATGTATATCAAAAGAAATATCTTAATGTTTACGAGGGTGAGATCAACGATAAGGAAGCAACTCTTATAATATCCCCACTTGGATTTGATTCTCGTTGCGTTGTTGGAGTCCCCATAGGTGAAGCAACACCTATGGGGACTCCAACGACAAAAGAAATAACTTACTGTCTACGAGGGTGAGCTCAACGGTAAGGAAGCAACTCTTATAACATCTCCACTTGGATTTGATTCTCGTTGCCGTTGTTGGAGTCCCCATAAGTGAAGCAATATATATACCTAAATTGGAGTTACCTCTCCTCCCCTAAACTTTTCCtcatagaaaatatatatatcttaCTTACATTGCTTCAACTATGGGGACTCCAACGACAAAAGAAATAACTTAGTGTATATGAGGGTGAGCTCAACGGTAAGTAAACAACTCTTATAGTGCCTCCACTTAGATTTGATTCTCGTTGCCGTTGTTGGAGTTCCATAAGTGAAGCAATATATATACCTAAACTAGAGTTACCTTTCCTCATCTAAACTTTTCCTcatagaaaaaatatatatcttaCTTATACTGCTTCACCTATGGGGACTGCAATAACAAAAGAAATATCTTACCCTCCATGAGGGTGAGCTCAACCATAAGAAAGCAACTCTTATAGCACATCCATTTAGAATAGATTCTCGTTACCGTTGTTGGAGTCCCCATAAGTAAAGCAATATATATACCTAAACTGAAGTTACCATTCCTCCCCTAGACTTTTCCtcatagaaaatatatatatatcttactTGCATTGCTTCACCTATGGGGACTCCAACAACAAATGAAATATCTTACTTTCTATGAGAGTGAGCTCAACGGTAAGTAAACAACTCTTATAACATCTCCACTTAGAATAAATTCTTGTTGCCATTGTTGGAGTCCCCATAAgtaaaacaatatatatacctAAACTGGAGTTACCCCTCCTCCCCTAAACTTTTCCtcatagaatatatatatatatatatatatatatatatatatatatatatatatatatatatatatatatatcttactTGCATTGCTTCACCTATGGGGACTCCAACAACAAACGAAATACCTTACTGTATATGAGGTTAAGCTCAACGGTAAGGAAGCAACTCTGATAACACCTCCACTTGGATTTGATTCTCGTGGCCGTTGTTGAAGTCCCCATAGgtaaaacaatatatatacctAAACTACAGTTATCCTCCTCTCCTAAACTTTTCCTcgtacaatatatatatatatatatatatatatatatatatatatatatatatatatatatatatatatatatatatatatatcttactTACATTCTACATTTTTTTTAGATGCATTGAAATTTGTTTATTTGTGAGATCATAAAGTAAAAAACATTAGCGCTAATTTGGTTCTTCATTGAGTATGGTTAGAGttctttaaaacaaacttaattTACATCCtgaatttttaaaacaaacttttagCTATCACAACCTGCTCGTGATGACTTCCAAATGTTTAGAACATTTTCTGTCACCACAATTTTCTCAAAATAACCTTTCCGTCACTTCAATTTACTTAAACCACCGGTGATATGTTGAGTGTGTGGTACCACCACATAAAAATAGGTGACTGGCCATgagtttaagcaagttgagcGACGATAAGATTGTTTCAAAAGTTTAGAGAATCATTCGACGTATGAATTGAATATAAGTTGAAAGGGTTGAATATGTTCTTTACACATTTCAAACTGAAATTGCAGCATCTTAGAAAATTATTAAACAAATTAAGTTAATCCATCAAATAAATTAGTGCAAAACGCagataataattatatacacaACAAATGCACCGAGAACTAAAATAATAAATCTGATAGGTTTCAAACTCTGTACACAACATGCACTCTCTTTGATCACGTTATTGCATCACAATCAGACCCTGACACAAAGGGAAAAAAAAGTCAGTCCggctacaaaaaaaaaatacaagtcaaTAAAAATCCGTAAATAAAATTTAACGAAATAATGATCCGGACAAAATTTGaccctttttttttatggatatCGCGATAAATTATGGTTGCATATTGATTGTACCTTcattatttcattaattttttaatgagATTTTCTTGATTTGAATTTTAACGTTACAGTAATGTAAAGTCTAAGGATTTTTTATATCAACGAATAAAATTTATGGGCTATAATGGTAGTAACGCTATAATGATGTGTCATGAATATAATTTACCCATTTGGCTATATGAAGATTTTACTAAAATAaggagaaattttattatatgctCGCCGCATCATGTTATCTATGCGCCAAACCAATTAGTTGATGCCACATCACACCTTATATTAAGATTATAAATCCTAATCTTAAAATATAAATCTCAAACTCTAAAATATATGATATGACATTGAATTATTGTTATATGCATCACGGATAAATAACATTAATGGCACTTGAACTATAGATCTATTGACATTACGGCCCCTAAACAATTTTGATGACATAAAATTTCTTGAACTTTGTATTACTGTAAAGTTACACGGATGACATGGGCGCACGACGTATAATAAAATATGTCATAAATAAGGTGCCGCGATTCAAACCTGGGATCATTCACAAGCAATCTTGGTGTCAAAGCTGCTGAGACAAATTGCAAATGCTTGAAATGCTGAGATTGGGTACCGATAATCCATGGTGAACAAATCCTTTCCCACTTTACCAAATTGGAGTATGATCTTCTCGTGTTCTGCACCGGTCAATCTGTTTTCTTGAGAAGCAACGAGCTGAAAGTTTTTCACCGAAGCAACTGTTACTCGTCCATGGAAGTTCAAACACCAACACTGAAGCTGTTCGTGCCACCTTGGAGCTTTGTTTCTTAACACCAATGAAGTTCCTGATAGAGAGTTCTCCAAATCGGTTGATTTTGATCGGAAGAATGGGAGTGATGATGGAAAAACGTCTAAGCTATGATGAGAAAACTCGGTTTGTGTCGGAGCCATTCCTCCTGGTCCAATAGCAGTAGCAGGAATGGAGTCTAGAACGCAATGCATTCTCCTTGGACCCCTGCTTTAGATATAGAACAAATTTCATAAGTATCTCGAAAACGATTCTTCCGCTGCGTGAAAACATGTACACAATGTCGCCGGATTTTTGAAATAAATTGgtttaaaaatgtaaaattacaaaaaaatgaaaaattaccccggacaaaatgggtatctacacacAATATCCACCTCTAGTGTAAACCAAAATGTTACCTGGAACCCAAGACATTCAGTTCATATGAAATGTGAGAAACCGGATAATTGCCAGCAGGGACCCTAGGCGAAACTTGTTTCAAATTTACTAGCCTATTCGATCGACTCTTTGTCATCTTGGCTCCAGCATGAGGCGGCTGCCCATCGAAGACTGTAAATTTGGTTCCCAGAAAATTCGATCTGGCCATAAACAATTGTAAATGTTAATCACTTCAGCAAACAAAAGATAAAGCAGTGAAAAGCCGTACGATCATACCTTAGTTTCCCGACATATGTACTGCTCCCCTTTGACATATCGTCAGCATGAAAAGAGATGATATAATCGGTGAAGGTGGGGCGTCTACACTTGCGTGCAGCCAGAAGAAACTTTCCATCATCAGTAAGTGCTGTATCAGAAGAATACGAAACGAAAATATCCAATTCAATACATCAAGAAAGggacagagaagaagaaagctAAGTAAGCTAGTTATCTAAATAAAGAAATGATTGATTCTCACCATTTGTTAAACTGAGGTAAAGGAAGTACGTTTGACTCGAACGACACCGCTTTATGAAGCACTGCAGGAGAATATCCCTCGGGCCAGGCTGAAAAACAGCGGTCATATAGTGTGAATAGCAAGATtcagaagaaaaaagaa encodes:
- the LOC136219904 gene encoding inactive beta-amylase 9 isoform X2, giving the protein MSLIGSSQATVRGAELAIREQLRCCFPRRDINRVSFVDSTPLWRNSRLRLNRFTLKAIQIEPLRSDSLSSHAPSSSSKSNGVRLFVGLPLDAVSDCNTVNHTRAITAGLKALKLLGVEGVELPIWWGVVEKEAMGKYEWSGYLSLAEMVQKAGLKLHVSLCFHADQQHKLSLPLWVSRIGESEPDIFFKDRSGLHCKDCLSFAVDNLPVLDGKTPIEVYQDFCESFKSSFSRFMGSTITGITMGLGPNGELRYPSHHKAAKGSNGVGEFQCYDRNMLKILKQHAEATGNPLWGTGGPHDAPSYNELPNSNNFFNDNGGSWESTYGDFFLSWYSNQLLFHGDRLLSLASAAFGNSNVAIYAKLPLVHSWYKTRAHPSELTAGFYSTALKDGYEPISKMFARNSCKMILPGMDLLDEHQPQQSLSSPESLLAKIRMACRKFGVEISGQNSLISRAPYHFKQIRKSIAGENMVDLFTYQRMGAEFFSPEHFPPFTEFVRNLNQVEMHTDDLPEEEEHAGESLSRTSSGSSVEMQAV
- the LOC136219905 gene encoding tubby-like F-box protein 6 isoform X1 yields the protein MSAIRSMIIRSRSHRVVQDGSAPPQVAESRQVDDTSCWANMPQELLREVIMRIEESENSWPPRKSVVACAGVCRTWRYITKDLVKVPELSGKLTFPISVKQPGPRDILLQCFIKRCRSSQTYFLYLSLTNALTDDGKFLLAARKCRRPTFTDYIISFHADDMSKGSSTYVGKLRSNFLGTKFTVFDGQPPHAGAKMTKSRSNRLVNLKQVSPRVPAGNYPVSHISYELNVLGSSRGPRRMHCVLDSIPATAIGPGGMAPTQTEFSHHSLDVFPSSLPFFRSKSTDLENSLSGTSLVLRNKAPRWHEQLQCWCLNFHGRVTVASVKNFQLVASQENRLTGAEHEKIILQFGKVGKDLFTMDYRYPISAFQAFAICLSSFDTKIACE
- the LOC136219904 gene encoding inactive beta-amylase 9 isoform X1, which produces MSLIGSSQATVRGAELAIREQLRCCFPRRDINRVSFVDSTPLWRNSRLRLNRFTLKAIQIEPLRSDSLSSHAPSSSSKSQNGVRLFVGLPLDAVSDCNTVNHTRAITAGLKALKLLGVEGVELPIWWGVVEKEAMGKYEWSGYLSLAEMVQKAGLKLHVSLCFHADQQHKLSLPLWVSRIGESEPDIFFKDRSGLHCKDCLSFAVDNLPVLDGKTPIEVYQDFCESFKSSFSRFMGSTITGITMGLGPNGELRYPSHHKAAKGSNGVGEFQCYDRNMLKILKQHAEATGNPLWGTGGPHDAPSYNELPNSNNFFNDNGGSWESTYGDFFLSWYSNQLLFHGDRLLSLASAAFGNSNVAIYAKLPLVHSWYKTRAHPSELTAGFYSTALKDGYEPISKMFARNSCKMILPGMDLLDEHQPQQSLSSPESLLAKIRMACRKFGVEISGQNSLISRAPYHFKQIRKSIAGENMVDLFTYQRMGAEFFSPEHFPPFTEFVRNLNQVEMHTDDLPEEEEHAGESLSRTSSGSSVEMQAV
- the LOC136219905 gene encoding tubby-like F-box protein 6 isoform X2 — translated: MSAIRSMIIRSRSHRVVQDGSAPPQVAESRQVDDTSCWANMPQELLREVIMRIEESENSWPPRKSVVACAGVCRTWRYITKDLVKVPELSGKLTFPISVKQPGPRDILLQCFIKRCRSSQTYFLYLSLTNALTDDGKFLLAARKCRRPTFTDYIISFHADDMSKGSSTYVGKLRSNFLGTKFTVFDGQPPHAGAKMTKSRSNRLVNLKQVSPRVPAGNYPVSHISYELNVLGSRGPRRMHCVLDSIPATAIGPGGMAPTQTEFSHHSLDVFPSSLPFFRSKSTDLENSLSGTSLVLRNKAPRWHEQLQCWCLNFHGRVTVASVKNFQLVASQENRLTGAEHEKIILQFGKVGKDLFTMDYRYPISAFQAFAICLSSFDTKIACE